From a single Aggregatilinea lenta genomic region:
- a CDS encoding alpha/beta hydrolase, with the protein MSDSPSRVVQPVVVCAALRDNPLGDPAERRVAIYLPPGYDDDPTRRYPSLYLLSSHGSTGPALLNWQPWDVSIVQQLDALIASGRMAPAIVVMPDLWTRFGSSQFINSAGIGRYEDALVGEIVPFVDTQYRTLPDATHRGVVGRSSGGYGALVQAMHHPEVFGAFACHSGDLYWEYTCLPGLSKMHQQIAQVGGLDAFIRDIPSIRPKGGAFWELVMTVCWAAAFGDNPDAPHGFDLPIDPDTGALDETVWARWLAHDPLRKLDDPAYADALRGARLAFIDVGSYDEYQLQVGARLLHRKLDALGIAHEYQEFPDGHRGTHYRYETSLPLLAEALR; encoded by the coding sequence GTGTCTGACAGTCCGAGCCGCGTCGTACAACCTGTCGTCGTCTGTGCCGCCCTGCGCGACAATCCGCTGGGCGATCCCGCCGAACGCCGCGTCGCCATCTACCTGCCGCCCGGCTACGATGACGACCCAACGCGCCGCTACCCGTCGCTCTACCTGCTCAGCAGCCACGGCAGCACCGGCCCCGCCCTGCTGAACTGGCAGCCCTGGGACGTGTCGATCGTGCAGCAGCTCGACGCGCTGATCGCGTCCGGGCGCATGGCCCCGGCCATCGTCGTCATGCCAGATTTGTGGACGCGCTTTGGCAGCTCGCAGTTCATCAACTCGGCGGGCATCGGGCGCTACGAAGACGCGCTGGTCGGGGAGATCGTGCCGTTCGTGGATACACAGTACCGCACGCTGCCGGACGCGACCCATCGCGGCGTGGTCGGGCGCAGCAGCGGCGGCTACGGCGCGCTGGTCCAGGCCATGCACCACCCGGAGGTCTTCGGCGCGTTCGCCTGCCACAGCGGCGACCTGTACTGGGAATATACCTGCCTGCCGGGCCTGTCGAAGATGCACCAGCAGATCGCGCAGGTTGGCGGCCTGGACGCCTTCATCCGCGACATCCCATCGATCCGGCCCAAAGGCGGCGCGTTCTGGGAGCTGGTGATGACCGTCTGCTGGGCGGCGGCCTTCGGCGACAACCCCGACGCGCCGCACGGCTTCGACCTACCCATCGACCCCGACACAGGCGCGCTGGACGAAACCGTCTGGGCGCGGTGGCTGGCGCACGATCCGCTGCGCAAGCTGGATGATCCGGCCTACGCGGACGCCCTGCGCGGCGCGCGGCTGGCCTTCATCGACGTGGGCAGTTACGACGAGTACCAGCTTCAGGTCGGGGCGCGGCTGCTGCACCGCAAGCTCGACGCGCTCGGCATCGCGCATGAGTACCAGGAATTCCCCGACGGGCATCGCGGCACGCACTACCGCTACGAGACGTCCCTGCCGCTGCTGGCCGAGGCGCTCAGGTGA
- a CDS encoding STAS domain-containing protein produces MTMEINVSEMRRVRLFEVIGRVDSTNATELGTTLDKAADDGNNNLVLDLSGVDYMSSAGLREMVRILKRVKRSGGDLRIANPSERVKEVLELAGLDSIFEIYPTQVEAVGSF; encoded by the coding sequence ATGACGATGGAAATCAACGTGTCTGAAATGCGTCGCGTTCGTCTCTTTGAGGTGATCGGGCGCGTCGATAGCACCAATGCAACGGAGCTTGGCACCACGCTCGACAAGGCCGCCGACGACGGGAATAACAACCTCGTACTCGACCTGAGCGGCGTGGACTACATGAGCAGCGCCGGACTGCGCGAGATGGTGCGTATTCTCAAGCGTGTGAAGCGCAGCGGTGGCGATCTGCGCATCGCCAACCCATCCGAGCGCGTCAAAGAGGTGTTGGAGCTGGCCGGACTGGACTCGATCTTCGAGATTTATCCGACCCAGGTCGAGGCCGTTGGCAGCTTCTAA
- a CDS encoding Ig-like domain-containing protein: MTSGTRRHSNLRLALLPLLFLMAAALACNLTGNDEESDQGTPVGGDGRPGALVQAPDNGAQVLINSDVLIYAVATDPVGVTRVELIVDDTVIASQASPQLETGDKEFEVLFRWQPTSLGPEQLTVLPWRGDVRGDPQTIELTARQRANLITQTPGSTQATIPFLTATQVAQDRTCRVQITVGSLSVRQGPGLVYNVIDQVTIGQILGVTGRQLYPDSWWQVYYNGRYGWVSGYYVNQLGDCSTIGIALPPATPTLRPNTTPPTVQPTNTPLPPSPTPIIITATPLPPGSPTVTPSPEPCRVRINVDGLPVYSGPGTNYTRMTILSAGQVFPLIARDTLAQWWQIAIAGTYGWVQASNTTLTGSCTTIPIGAIPPTPTNTPSATAVPPTATPTNTATGVPPTATNTGTATAMPTDTATPTDTATNTDTPTATDTGAPTATPTDTPTATDTGAPTATPTDTPTATDTGAPTATDTDTPEPTATDTETAIPTATDTGAPTATDTPIPTDTDTPEPTATDTAVPTETNTPEPTATDTPEPTETPVPNEPPVVEPINAQQLNVGESSTVNYTASDPEGGVLNVSAQSSAPDIVAVTQPESGSFQIEGLAPGTAMVTLLAQDGEGAQNSASFEVTVIQPNQKPLIDPIAPQQINAGETGGVPYNASDPEGDSLTAIAQSDNDSVVQASIAEGNVIALTAGQPGTASVTVTVSDPGGLTASTTFQVTVIQPNQPPTIDPIAPQQLNAGESGGVPYNASDPEGDPLTAIAQSDNDGVVQASIAEGNVIALTAGQPGTASVTVTVSDPGGLTANTTFQVTVIQPNQPPTIDPIAPQQINAGESGGVPYNASDPEGDPLSAVAQSDNDGVVQASIAEGSIVALTTGQPGTATVTVTVSDPGGLTANTTFQVTVIQPNQPPAIDGIAPQAMQTGDQLDVPYNASDPDGDPLTAVAQSDNPGVVDASIAEGNVVHLSATGPGTATVAVTVQDDEGAPASTSFTVTVEQPNQQPDIQAIEAQTLGLGESRDVAFTASDPDGDPLTALAQVDNPAIVTATVTQPGVVNLVANGPGTASVVVAVDDGRGGTDSTTFQVTVEQPNQPPIVNEIGPQVMDPGTTLDVAYGASDPEGAGIAVTAQSDDPNVVQPGQPESGIVTLTAVNPGTATITITAQDAQGATGSTSFTVTVNTPAEPTAVAQAPTPSVDLNEVPVLTPIEDDVRDTAEQIYDQGQSLQPPANTGVFSAVGDTPPAALMSDLGDAQGDFSGLSDGDELFALVNDFTLAPLSTGGNSFTQGGALASNPNWTAGDLLDPANADPNVCPGETPLGCELRVNRPAVVFVFAGRNDAFAGTPIDQFEAELTQVVQTIVNAGAIPVLTTIPGDPSVYTGVPPYNAVIATLADDNDLPLINVWRAINDNVPASVQGDLTLSSFGANDVFSSDALNNYGVPVRNVQVLRMLRNLQQEVLNP; this comes from the coding sequence ATGACATCCGGCACACGCCGACATTCCAATCTCCGGCTGGCACTCCTGCCGCTGCTGTTCTTGATGGCAGCAGCGCTGGCGTGCAACCTGACCGGCAACGACGAAGAGAGCGACCAGGGCACTCCGGTCGGTGGTGATGGACGTCCGGGCGCGCTCGTTCAGGCGCCTGACAACGGCGCGCAGGTGCTGATCAACAGCGACGTGCTGATCTACGCGGTAGCGACCGACCCCGTCGGCGTGACGCGCGTCGAGCTGATCGTGGACGACACGGTCATCGCGTCGCAAGCGTCCCCTCAGCTTGAAACCGGCGACAAGGAATTTGAGGTCTTGTTCCGCTGGCAGCCGACGAGCCTCGGCCCGGAACAGCTCACCGTGCTACCCTGGCGCGGCGACGTGCGCGGCGATCCGCAGACGATCGAGCTAACCGCCCGCCAGCGCGCGAACCTCATCACCCAGACGCCGGGGTCAACGCAGGCAACGATCCCCTTCCTGACGGCGACGCAGGTCGCGCAGGACCGCACCTGCCGCGTGCAGATCACAGTCGGCTCGCTCAGCGTGCGCCAGGGTCCCGGCCTGGTTTATAACGTCATCGATCAGGTCACCATTGGCCAGATTCTCGGCGTGACGGGCCGCCAGCTCTACCCGGATTCGTGGTGGCAGGTCTACTACAACGGGCGCTATGGCTGGGTGAGCGGCTACTACGTGAACCAGCTCGGCGACTGCTCGACCATCGGAATCGCCCTGCCCCCGGCCACGCCGACGCTGCGCCCCAACACGACGCCGCCGACCGTGCAGCCGACCAATACGCCGCTGCCGCCGTCACCGACGCCGATCATCATCACCGCGACACCCCTTCCGCCGGGCAGCCCGACTGTGACGCCCAGCCCGGAGCCGTGCCGCGTGCGAATCAACGTGGACGGTCTGCCGGTCTACAGCGGCCCCGGCACCAACTACACCCGCATGACGATCCTCAGCGCCGGTCAGGTGTTCCCGCTCATCGCGCGGGATACGCTCGCACAGTGGTGGCAGATCGCCATCGCGGGTACCTACGGCTGGGTCCAGGCGTCCAACACGACTCTGACCGGGAGCTGCACGACGATCCCGATCGGCGCGATCCCGCCAACGCCAACCAATACACCGTCCGCGACGGCGGTCCCACCCACTGCGACCCCGACCAACACGGCGACCGGCGTGCCGCCGACCGCGACCAATACCGGCACAGCAACCGCGATGCCGACTGACACGGCGACGCCAACTGACACGGCAACCAATACCGACACCCCGACGGCGACCGATACCGGCGCGCCAACCGCGACACCGACGGACACGCCCACGGCGACGGATACGGGTGCGCCGACCGCGACACCGACGGATACACCCACTGCGACGGATACCGGCGCGCCCACGGCGACCGACACCGACACGCCGGAACCGACCGCGACCGACACCGAAACAGCGATCCCGACGGCGACGGATACCGGCGCGCCCACGGCTACCGACACCCCGATCCCCACGGATACGGATACGCCGGAGCCGACGGCAACCGACACCGCCGTGCCGACCGAGACGAACACACCCGAACCCACGGCAACGGATACGCCAGAGCCGACCGAAACGCCCGTTCCGAACGAGCCGCCGGTGGTCGAGCCGATCAACGCGCAGCAGTTGAACGTGGGCGAATCGAGCACGGTGAACTACACCGCGTCCGATCCTGAAGGCGGCGTCTTGAACGTCAGCGCGCAGTCGAGCGCGCCGGACATCGTCGCCGTCACGCAGCCGGAGAGCGGCAGCTTCCAGATCGAGGGCCTCGCGCCCGGCACGGCGATGGTTACCCTGCTCGCGCAGGACGGCGAAGGCGCGCAGAACAGCGCTTCGTTCGAGGTGACGGTCATCCAGCCCAACCAGAAGCCGCTCATCGACCCGATCGCCCCGCAGCAGATCAACGCGGGCGAAACCGGCGGCGTGCCGTACAACGCGTCCGATCCGGAAGGCGACTCGCTGACGGCGATCGCGCAGTCCGATAACGACAGCGTGGTTCAGGCCAGCATCGCCGAGGGTAATGTCATCGCCCTGACCGCAGGCCAGCCGGGTACCGCTTCGGTGACCGTCACCGTCAGCGATCCGGGCGGTCTGACGGCCAGCACCACCTTCCAGGTCACGGTCATCCAGCCCAACCAGCCGCCCACTATCGACCCGATCGCGCCGCAGCAGTTGAACGCGGGCGAATCCGGCGGCGTGCCGTATAACGCATCCGATCCAGAAGGCGATCCGCTGACGGCGATCGCGCAGTCCGATAACGACGGCGTGGTTCAGGCCAGCATCGCCGAGGGTAATGTCATCGCCCTGACCGCAGGCCAGCCGGGTACCGCTTCGGTGACCGTCACCGTCAGCGATCCGGGCGGTCTGACGGCCAATACCACCTTCCAGGTCACGGTCATCCAGCCCAACCAGCCGCCCACTATCGACCCGATCGCGCCGCAGCAGATCAACGCAGGCGAATCCGGCGGCGTGCCGTACAACGCGTCCGATCCGGAAGGCGATCCGCTCAGTGCGGTCGCACAGTCCGATAACGACGGCGTGGTCCAGGCCAGCATCGCCGAGGGCAGCATCGTGGCGCTGACTACCGGACAGCCCGGTACAGCAACCGTGACCGTCACCGTCAGCGATCCGGGCGGTCTGACGGCCAATACCACCTTCCAGGTGACCGTCATCCAGCCGAACCAGCCGCCCGCCATCGACGGCATTGCGCCGCAGGCGATGCAGACCGGCGACCAGCTGGATGTGCCCTACAACGCGTCCGACCCGGACGGCGATCCGCTGACGGCGGTCGCGCAGTCCGATAACCCCGGCGTGGTCGATGCCTCGATCGCCGAGGGCAATGTGGTCCACTTGAGTGCGACCGGCCCCGGCACGGCGACCGTCGCCGTGACTGTGCAGGACGACGAAGGCGCGCCCGCAAGCACGTCCTTCACCGTCACCGTCGAGCAGCCCAACCAGCAACCCGACATTCAGGCCATCGAAGCGCAGACGCTCGGCCTGGGCGAGTCGCGCGACGTGGCGTTCACCGCCTCCGACCCGGACGGCGATCCGCTGACGGCGCTGGCCCAGGTCGATAACCCGGCCATCGTGACCGCGACGGTCACGCAGCCGGGCGTGGTCAATCTCGTCGCCAACGGCCCCGGCACGGCCTCGGTCGTGGTGGCCGTGGACGACGGGCGCGGCGGCACAGACAGCACCACCTTCCAGGTCACGGTCGAGCAGCCCAACCAGCCGCCGATCGTGAACGAGATCGGGCCGCAGGTGATGGACCCCGGCACGACGCTGGACGTCGCGTACGGCGCGTCCGATCCTGAAGGCGCAGGCATCGCCGTCACCGCGCAGTCGGACGATCCGAACGTGGTGCAGCCCGGCCAGCCGGAAAGCGGCATCGTGACCCTGACGGCAGTCAACCCCGGCACGGCGACGATCACCATCACCGCGCAGGACGCACAGGGCGCGACCGGCTCGACCAGCTTCACGGTCACGGTCAACACCCCGGCAGAGCCGACCGCAGTGGCCCAGGCCCCCACGCCCAGCGTGGACCTGAACGAGGTCCCGGTCCTCACGCCAATCGAAGACGACGTGCGGGACACCGCCGAGCAGATCTACGATCAGGGCCAGTCGCTCCAGCCGCCCGCCAATACCGGCGTGTTCAGCGCCGTGGGCGATACCCCGCCCGCCGCGCTGATGTCCGACCTGGGCGACGCGCAGGGCGACTTCAGCGGCCTGTCGGACGGCGATGAGCTATTCGCCCTCGTCAACGACTTCACGCTGGCCCCGCTGAGTACCGGCGGCAACAGCTTCACCCAGGGCGGCGCGCTCGCCAGCAACCCGAACTGGACCGCAGGCGACCTGCTCGACCCGGCCAACGCCGATCCGAACGTTTGCCCCGGCGAAACGCCGCTCGGCTGTGAGCTGCGCGTCAACCGACCCGCCGTGGTGTTCGTCTTCGCCGGGCGCAACGACGCCTTCGCAGGCACGCCGATCGACCAGTTCGAAGCGGAGCTGACGCAGGTGGTCCAGACGATCGTCAACGCCGGGGCGATCCCGGTCCTGACGACCATCCCCGGCGATCCGAGCGTCTATACCGGCGTGCCGCCGTACAACGCGGTTATCGCCACCCTCGCGGACGACAACGACCTGCCGCTGATCAACGTCTGGCGCGCGATCAACGACAACGTGCCGGCGTCGGTCCAGGGCGATCTCACGCTGAGCAGCTTCGGCGCGAACGACGTATTCTCGTCCGACGCGCTGAACAACTACGGCGTTCCGGTCCGCAACGTCCAGGTGCTGCGTATGCTGCGCAACCTCCAGCAGGAAGTGCTGAATCCGTAG
- a CDS encoding anti-sigma factor antagonist (This anti-anti-sigma factor, or anti-sigma factor antagonist, belongs to a family that includes characterized members SpoIIAA, RsbV, RsfA, and RsfB.), producing the protein MADVNCLEIAARLDDVRLACDMVVDAAESAALDERAVYHCQMAVDEALTNIIEHGYAYETDGNAIEVCCTVEHDRFVITITDDSPAFNPLGHTAPDPSEPLDTREPGGWGIYFIRKLMDDVSYARVNDHNQLVLIKNRPLADAVPSAGVASGIEEAFASRVLDNGAVVIWPNGRLDSNTSPVLEQVLNAHLQRGHYWLFVDLAGVEYIASSGLKILVSAWRRANEHNGDLVLSGLQPRIIEILEMVGFDMLFQIFPDLDDALQAQSKSA; encoded by the coding sequence ATGGCCGACGTAAACTGCCTCGAGATCGCTGCCCGGCTCGATGACGTCCGCCTCGCCTGTGATATGGTGGTTGACGCGGCAGAAAGCGCCGCCCTCGATGAGCGCGCTGTGTACCACTGCCAGATGGCGGTGGACGAGGCACTGACCAACATCATCGAGCACGGCTATGCGTATGAAACCGACGGCAACGCCATCGAGGTTTGCTGCACCGTCGAGCACGACCGGTTCGTCATCACTATCACGGACGACAGCCCGGCCTTCAACCCGCTGGGCCACACCGCGCCGGACCCCAGCGAGCCGCTCGACACGCGCGAGCCGGGCGGTTGGGGCATCTACTTCATCCGCAAGCTGATGGATGACGTGAGCTACGCGCGGGTGAACGATCACAACCAGCTCGTCCTGATCAAAAACCGTCCTCTGGCCGACGCCGTACCCTCTGCAGGGGTGGCGTCCGGCATCGAAGAAGCCTTCGCCTCGCGCGTGCTCGACAACGGCGCGGTGGTGATCTGGCCGAACGGGCGGCTCGACAGCAATACCAGTCCCGTGCTGGAACAGGTGCTCAACGCGCACCTGCAGCGCGGGCATTACTGGTTGTTCGTGGATTTGGCCGGAGTGGAGTACATCGCCAGCAGCGGACTCAAGATCCTGGTGTCGGCCTGGCGCCGCGCCAACGAGCACAACGGCGATCTCGTCCTCAGCGGGCTTCAACCACGCATCATCGAAATCCTTGAGATGGTGGGCTTCGACATGCTCTTCCAGATCTTCCCGGATCTCGACGACGCCCTCCAAGCTCAATCCAAAAGCGCCTGA
- a CDS encoding SCP2 sterol-binding domain-containing protein, translating into MPQVNSVDEVFTHIEEGFHPDKAEGMDAVFQFVLSGDTGGNYWVKVANQQVEAHEGMHEAPTMTLRSSSEDFLALVNGQLNPMTAFMQGKIKVQGDMGLALKLQTVLGIA; encoded by the coding sequence ATGCCACAGGTGAATTCGGTCGACGAAGTATTCACGCACATTGAAGAAGGGTTCCACCCGGACAAGGCCGAAGGCATGGACGCCGTGTTTCAGTTTGTGCTGAGCGGCGATACTGGCGGAAATTACTGGGTCAAGGTTGCGAACCAGCAGGTCGAGGCGCACGAGGGCATGCACGAGGCGCCCACGATGACGCTGCGCTCGTCGTCGGAGGATTTTCTGGCGCTGGTCAATGGGCAGCTCAACCCGATGACCGCGTTCATGCAGGGCAAGATCAAGGTGCAGGGCGACATGGGCCTGGCGCTCAAGCTGCAAACCGTGCTGGGCATCGCGTAA
- a CDS encoding L-lactate dehydrogenase, whose amino-acid sequence MKIGIVGSGMVGATAAYALVMRGVGREIVLTDKNSARARAEADDILHAVPFAQPMVVRAGDYEDLANSAVVIISAGVGQRPGETRLQLLGRNAAVFREVIPSVLKYAPDAVLVVATNPVDIMTHLAARFAVEVGVPASRVLGSGTMLDTARFRSLLSRRLGIEAYNVHAYVLGEHGDSEVLAWSGVSIGGIPLDQFCAGENEITDEVRETIDEQVRRAAYHIIEGKGATYYGVGSALARVTGVILGDQRSLLTVCSPVDEVAGVEDVTVSLPNLVGAQGVLNNCLFTLADDEQDALRRSALVVKDAINQLDEEQA is encoded by the coding sequence ATGAAGATTGGAATCGTGGGCAGCGGCATGGTCGGCGCGACCGCCGCCTATGCGCTGGTGATGCGCGGCGTGGGCCGCGAGATCGTGCTGACCGACAAGAACAGCGCCCGCGCCCGCGCCGAGGCGGACGATATTCTGCACGCGGTGCCCTTTGCGCAGCCGATGGTGGTGCGGGCGGGTGACTACGAAGACCTGGCGAACAGCGCGGTGGTGATCATCTCGGCAGGTGTGGGACAGCGCCCCGGCGAAACGCGGCTTCAACTGCTGGGACGCAACGCTGCCGTGTTCCGCGAGGTGATCCCCAGCGTCCTGAAATATGCGCCGGACGCGGTGCTGGTGGTGGCAACCAATCCCGTGGACATCATGACACACCTCGCCGCCCGGTTTGCCGTGGAGGTGGGCGTGCCCGCCAGTCGCGTGCTGGGGTCCGGCACGATGCTCGATACGGCGCGGTTCCGGTCGTTGCTCAGCCGCCGGTTAGGGATCGAGGCGTACAACGTGCACGCTTATGTGCTGGGCGAGCACGGTGATTCCGAGGTGCTGGCGTGGTCGGGCGTGAGCATTGGCGGGATTCCGCTGGACCAGTTTTGCGCAGGCGAGAACGAGATCACGGACGAGGTGCGGGAGACCATTGACGAGCAGGTGCGCCGCGCGGCGTACCACATCATCGAGGGCAAGGGCGCGACGTATTACGGGGTCGGCAGCGCGCTGGCGCGCGTGACAGGCGTGATCCTCGGCGATCAGCGCTCGCTGCTGACCGTGTGCAGTCCGGTTGACGAGGTCGCCGGGGTCGAGGACGTGACCGTGTCGCTGCCCAATCTGGTGGGGGCACAGGGCGTGCTGAATAACTGCCTGTTCACGCTCGCCGACGACGAGCAGGACGCCCTGCGCCGCAGCGCGCTGGTGGTGAAGGACGCCATCAACCAGCTTGATGAAGAGCAGGCGTAA
- a CDS encoding SH3 domain-containing protein, whose product MEFVRSRLVRQRFAGLLLLAALVAAGGTLVNSAIARADNGGGAPDSMALQATPIQLTFPAPSATQGPPTGTATRTATAAGRPVIEAVTAETNVRAGPDINEPRVAVISPGTQYPVVGRRFDWYQIEMPEASGGVGWVYSGVVTLIGDEAAIPNLELDQIATVDPSLQAVQQTADFVTATPGALLTLTAIGQVTPTGVFTSEGGEAATLEPGAPLPTFTPPPFTNTPIIIPQASGATSEASDDAIPPIVPILALAALGLLGLMVALLRRL is encoded by the coding sequence ATGGAATTCGTTCGTTCGAGGTTGGTCCGGCAGCGATTCGCGGGTCTGCTCCTGCTGGCGGCGCTGGTCGCGGCGGGCGGCACGCTCGTTAACAGCGCGATCGCCCGCGCAGATAACGGCGGCGGCGCGCCGGACAGTATGGCGCTGCAAGCCACGCCGATTCAGCTCACGTTCCCCGCGCCCAGCGCGACGCAAGGACCGCCGACCGGCACGGCGACTCGCACGGCGACCGCCGCGGGACGCCCCGTGATCGAGGCCGTCACCGCGGAAACCAACGTACGCGCCGGGCCGGACATCAACGAGCCGCGCGTCGCGGTGATAAGCCCCGGCACGCAGTACCCGGTCGTGGGTCGCCGCTTCGACTGGTACCAGATCGAGATGCCGGAAGCATCCGGCGGCGTCGGCTGGGTCTACAGCGGCGTGGTGACGCTCATCGGCGACGAGGCGGCCATCCCCAACCTGGAACTGGACCAGATCGCCACGGTCGATCCGTCACTGCAAGCCGTGCAGCAGACCGCCGACTTCGTCACGGCGACGCCCGGCGCGCTCCTGACGCTGACCGCCATCGGGCAAGTCACGCCGACTGGAGTCTTCACGTCCGAAGGCGGCGAAGCGGCCACGCTGGAACCCGGCGCGCCGCTGCCGACCTTCACGCCGCCGCCCTTCACCAACACGCCGATCATCATCCCGCAGGCGTCCGGCGCGACGTCCGAAGCCAGCGACGACGCCATCCCGCCGATCGTGCCTATCCTTGCGCTGGCGGCACTCGGACTGCTGGGGCTGATGGTCGCGCTCCTGCGTCGTCTGTAA
- a CDS encoding LysM peptidoglycan-binding domain-containing protein — protein sequence MTTPRPVRRLITPLGLALLALVAAGCSLGTSGERVIYVTATPYYDEQGELVIPPTPSPSKPTPLPIQPTPNPTRPVPQSSGLYVVQPGDTLGTIATLYGLTVDDLLALNSLDDANTLEVGQTLNVPGGEVEFAPDFKLIPDSELVYSPGASSFSVTAFAKFQQGFLRAYSEMIDDKSWSGVEIVDFVARSYSVNPRLLLALLEYRGGWITEPYPDDDQRVDYPMGLVVTGREGLYYQMLDAADALNAGYYGWKYRGEISLPFGEQRVFYASDVNPGTVGVQYMLSVTTSYAQWQRDVSADGFYQTYLNLFGDPFEVAVEPLVPANLQQPRLTLPFAPGEEWVFTGGPHGGYNSGSAWSAVDFAPPKPPDELINAQGSCYISPYWVTAAADGVIARSGSGYVVLDLDGDGDEHTGWTLVYLHIDDFEIVKPGTEVKAGDPLGHPSCMGGFSNGTHLHFSRRYNGEWLPVECSTCAPGVTIPAEVLGDWTMRGYAGQEYQGYMTREGDDGYRQADQTRDFGQNKVMW from the coding sequence GTGACTACGCCTCGCCCCGTCCGCCGCTTGATTACCCCGCTCGGCCTCGCGCTTCTGGCGCTGGTTGCGGCGGGCTGCTCGCTTGGTACGAGCGGCGAGCGCGTGATCTACGTCACCGCTACACCCTACTATGACGAACAGGGCGAGCTGGTCATCCCGCCCACGCCCAGTCCCAGCAAGCCGACGCCCCTGCCGATCCAGCCCACGCCCAACCCCACGCGCCCGGTCCCGCAGAGCAGCGGCCTGTACGTGGTCCAGCCCGGCGACACGCTCGGCACCATCGCCACGCTTTACGGCCTGACCGTCGACGATCTACTGGCGCTCAACTCCCTGGACGACGCCAACACGCTCGAAGTCGGGCAGACGCTCAACGTGCCCGGCGGCGAGGTCGAGTTCGCGCCGGACTTCAAGCTGATTCCCGACAGCGAGCTGGTGTACAGCCCCGGCGCAAGCAGCTTCAGCGTGACGGCCTTCGCCAAGTTCCAACAGGGCTTTCTGCGCGCTTATTCCGAGATGATCGACGACAAATCGTGGAGCGGCGTGGAGATCGTGGACTTCGTCGCGCGCAGCTACAGCGTCAACCCGCGCCTGCTGCTGGCCCTGCTCGAATATCGCGGCGGCTGGATCACCGAGCCGTACCCCGACGACGACCAGCGGGTCGATTACCCGATGGGCCTCGTCGTCACGGGACGGGAGGGGCTGTATTACCAGATGCTCGACGCCGCCGACGCGCTCAACGCGGGCTATTATGGCTGGAAGTATCGCGGCGAGATCTCACTGCCCTTCGGCGAGCAGCGCGTGTTTTACGCCAGTGACGTCAACCCTGGCACGGTCGGCGTGCAGTACATGCTCAGCGTGACCACCTCCTACGCCCAGTGGCAGCGCGACGTCAGCGCGGACGGGTTTTACCAGACGTACCTCAACCTGTTCGGCGATCCGTTCGAGGTCGCGGTCGAGCCGCTGGTCCCGGCCAATTTGCAGCAGCCCCGGCTGACGCTGCCCTTTGCGCCGGGCGAGGAATGGGTCTTTACCGGCGGGCCGCACGGCGGCTACAACAGCGGATCGGCGTGGTCGGCGGTGGACTTCGCGCCGCCCAAGCCGCCCGACGAGCTGATCAACGCGCAGGGGTCGTGCTACATCTCGCCCTACTGGGTGACGGCGGCGGCGGACGGCGTGATCGCGCGCAGCGGCAGCGGCTACGTCGTGCTCGACCTGGACGGCGACGGCGACGAGCACACCGGCTGGACGCTGGTCTACCTGCACATCGACGACTTTGAGATAGTCAAGCCTGGCACCGAGGTCAAAGCGGGCGACCCGCTCGGCCACCCATCGTGCATGGGCGGTTTCAGCAATGGCACGCATCTGCACTTCAGCCGCCGCTACAACGGCGAGTGGCTGCCCGTGGAGTGCTCGACATGCGCGCCGGGGGTGACGATCCCGGCGGAAGTGCTCGGCGACTGGACGATGCGCGGCTACGCCGGGCAGGAATATCAGGGCTATATGACGCGCGAGGGCGACGACGGCTACCGCCAGGCGGACCAGACGCGCGATTTCGGGCAAAACAAGGTTATGTGGTGA